One window of Elaeis guineensis isolate ETL-2024a chromosome 11, EG11, whole genome shotgun sequence genomic DNA carries:
- the LOC105054268 gene encoding pentatricopeptide repeat-containing protein At4g25270, chloroplastic-like, protein MELHAGVLPASFASFFLVRGSSRRRKRERGEPPPKLVPKRINTLAYPKSSPTPLLLAPHRAPLTRDQALDRILADLDSALARGVHVEASIFASLLEACSQMRSLRHGVRLRRLIPPALLHRNPELSARLLRFYASCGRVDKAHQLFDQMPRRFKNSAFPWNSLISGYTELGLYEDAMALYYQMEEEGVEPDRFTFPRVLKACAGIGSVSHGEAIHRHIVRSGFGTDIFVLNALVDMYSKCGDIQKARQIFDKIPDRDPVSWNSMIKGYIRHELPLEALDICRRMLADGIEPDSITISSMLSGFSLPSTNKLGLQIHGWVLRHGLEWNLSVANSLVGMYSEHNQLDRARSIFESMPEKDLVSWNAIIHAHRRDHRVLTMFQSMEDSGVLPDQVTFVSLLSACANLGLVEDGRRLFSEMEERYKITRGMEHYGCTVNMLGRAGLVGEAYELISKQMPFDGGPTVWGALLYACSVHGNDDIGEIAAERLFELEPDNELNFELLMKIYRQAGRLEELEKVRMLMRERGLESES, encoded by the coding sequence ATGGAGCTCCACGCGGGTGTTTTGCCCGCTTCATTTGCTTCCTTCTTTCTCGTTCGCGGCAGCTCCCGCAGAAGGAAGCGGGAAAGGGGCGAACCTCCTCCTAAACTCGTTCCCAAACGCATCAACACCCTCGCCTACCCCAAATCCTCTCCCACTCCTCTCCTCCTCGCCCCACACCGCGCCCCCCTCACCCGCGACCAGGCCCTCGATCGCATCCTCGCCGACCTCGACTCCGCTCTCGCCCGCGGCGTCCATGTCGAAGCCTCCATCTTCGCCTCCCTTCTCGAGGCATGCTCCCAGATGCGCTCCCTCCGCCACGGCGTGCGTCTCCGCCGCCTCATCCCTCCCGCCCTCCTCCACCGGAACCCCGAACTCTCCGCCAGGCTCCTCCGCTTCTATGCCTCATGCGGCCGCGTCGATAAAGCCCACCAACTGTTCGACCAAATGCCGCGTCGATTTAAGAACAGCGCCTTCCCTTGGAACTCCCTCATCTCCGGCTACACCGAGCTGGGTCTATACGAAGACGCCATGGCTCTATATTACCAGATGGAGGAGGAGGGCGTCGAGCCCGACCGGTTCACCTTCCCTCGAGTTCTCAAGGCCTGTGCTGGAATCGGGTCGGTGAGCCACGGCGAGGCCATCCACCGCCACATTGTTCGCTCGGGCTTCGGCACTGATATCTTTGTGCTCAATGCGCTCGTGGATATGTACTCCAAGTGCGGCGACATCCAGAAAGCCCGGCAGATTTTCGACAAGATTCCCGACAGAGATCCGGTCTCATGGAATTCGATGATAAAGGGTTACATACGACATGAACTTCCTCTCGAGGCCTTGGACATCTGCAGAAGAATGCTTGCAGACGGGATCGAGCCAGACTCTATCACCATCTCATCAATGCTCTCTGGGTTCTCTTTGCCTTCCACCAACAAACTGGGGCTTCAAATTCATGGTTGGGTTCTCCGACATGGGCTCGAGTGGAATTTATCAGTCGCAAATTCTTTGGTCGGAATGTACTCCGAACACAACCAATTGGATCGAGCTCGGTCGATATTTGAATCGATGCCAGAAAAGGATTTGGTCTCTTGGAATGCTATAATTCATGCTCACCGTAGGGATCATCGAGTGCTTACCATGTTTCAGAGCATGGAGGATTCAGGGGTGCTGCCAGACCAAGTCACTTTCGTATCGTTGCTCTCGGCATGTGCGAATTTGGGATTGGTGGAGGATGGCCGGAGGTTGTTCTCGGAGATGGAGGAGAGATACAAGATAACACGAGGAATGGAGCACTATGGATGCACGGTGAACATGTTGGGCAGAGCAGGGTTGGTAGGTGAGGCTTATGAGCTCATATCGAAGCAGATGCCATTCGATGGCGGACCGACGGTGTGGGGGGCGTTGTTGTATGCTTGCTCAGTGCATGGGAATGATGACATAGGAGAGATTGCAGCAGAGAGATTGTTTGAGTTGGAACCTGACAATGAGCTTAATTTTGAGCTGTTGATGAAGATTTATAGGCAGGCAGGAAGATTGGAAGAGTTGGAGAAGGTGAGGATGTTGATGAGGGAGAGAGGATTGGAATCAGAGTCTTGA